The Alkalispirochaeta americana genomic sequence CATTATCACTGTGGCTGACCCGTCGGGCGAACGGAAAGATCCATCAAGTAACTGGTCGTATACCGGCCCGGGTTCTGGAACTCGAAGAGCGAGGGACCCTCAGAGCGATTCGCTCAAGCATCTATGACCAGCACATCGGAATACCCCGGGATACCAGAAAGGCCAATAGCAAAGGCATGATCGCCTTTGCCGGCAATTTCTTCTCGGTTCCCCAGGAATATGCCGAGAGAACGGTGGCTGTCCAGGCTGGGCCGGTGCACCTGCGAATCTACGACATGGACAGCGGGAGTGAACTCTGTTCTCACCCTTTGCCAGAAGGAAAAGGCCGTAGCATCGTCTCTGAGGGCCATCGGGTAAAACGGGGGAGCAAGCCCCGGGAGGTCTATGACGAGCTGGCTGACCGTGTCGAGCTTCCAGGCTGGAAGTCCTTCCTCAACGCCAATCTGGAGAGATACCAACGCTACTGGAAAGATCAGTCGGTGCATCTCGCCCGGATTGCAGAGACGGCAAAAGAACTGGATATCCTGGATGCTGCGATATCCTTCTGCGAGTCAGCAGAATGTTATGGAGCCGGTGATCTGAAGTCGGCTTATGAGCACCTGTGTGAGTCCCGTGATACCGGGTTTCCCTCACTGCTGGATCAGGCACGGCCAATGATCTCGATCCGGACCAGGGCGTCTTCCGAGGTGGCCAAGCGAGGCATCCGGTACTATATGTCCGCCTTGTCACTGGTCCTGGGGGTTCCGGCATGAGCGGGTATCAGCAGACAAAAGCGATCCTGGAATCGCTCAAACTAAAAGGGGCCGCACGAAAGCTCGATACCTTGCTGGAGCGTGCCGAGAGCGAGTCCTTGTCTTTCTCGGGGTTTCTGCACCAGACGATGGAAGCGGAGTTGCAGGATCGCAGCGAGCGTCGTCTCAAGCGAAATCTGACAGCAGCGCACCTGCCAATTGAGAAGCGACTTGACGATTTTCAGTTCGATCGGGTAGTAGGGATTTCCCGCAACGAAGTGGTGAACCTCCTGGACTTCCGCTGGATCGATATGCACGAGAATATTGTCTTCCTCGGGCCCCCTGGTTTGGGGAAGACACATCTGGCGATTGCCCTGGCCCTCAAGGCACTCCATGCGGGATATACCGTCTGCTTTGAGAGAATGAGCAATCTCGTGAAGCTCCTGAAAACGGCAGAGATTCACCGTTCCAGCACCTTCCGGATGAACAGAATTCTCAAGAGTCACATCCTGATTATCGACGAGATTGGCTACACGCCGATTGATCGTCGGGAAG encodes the following:
- a CDS encoding Mu transposase domain-containing protein, translating into TLRNYVQALKVTGAVELKKQKPLRRPQEESKLGDQCQIDFGQSRITPGGRKAYIYAAVLAASRARYVAVQDHPFRTVEVIRHTLDAFRYFGGRPRVLVIDQDKLMTVSENAGEIRHTADFEHFIREQDLAVWLCRKADPQSKGKVENTVKFVKTSFFSARTFTSVDDIHAPLSLWLTRRANGKIHQVTGRIPARVLELEERGTLRAIRSSIYDQHIGIPRDTRKANSKGMIAFAGNFFSVPQEYAERTVAVQAGPVHLRIYDMDSGSELCSHPLPEGKGRSIVSEGHRVKRGSKPREVYDELADRVELPGWKSFLNANLERYQRYWKDQSVHLARIAETAKELDILDAAISFCESAECYGAGDLKSAYEHLCESRDTGFPSLLDQARPMISIRTRASSEVAKRGIRYYMSALSLVLGVPA
- the istB gene encoding IS21-like element helper ATPase IstB; translation: MSGYQQTKAILESLKLKGAARKLDTLLERAESESLSFSGFLHQTMEAELQDRSERRLKRNLTAAHLPIEKRLDDFQFDRVVGISRNEVVNLLDFRWIDMHENIVFLGPPGLGKTHLAIALALKALHAGYTVCFERMSNLVKLLKTAEIHRSSTFRMNRILKSHILIIDEIGYTPIDRREANMFFNLVSELYERTSIILTSNKGFDEWAEMMGDEIMTTAMLDRLLHHVRIFSLDGDSYRVSQSREGKEEVVPG